In Silene latifolia isolate original U9 population chromosome 3, ASM4854445v1, whole genome shotgun sequence, a single window of DNA contains:
- the LOC141647826 gene encoding expansin-B3-like, producing MWQFRKKMRLNLIGALLVFWVGMVCAHPLVHSVSDIHWKPATATWYGEPNGDGSDGGACGYANLVDVKPFKARVGAVSPILFRNGEGCGACYKVKCLDNEICSRRAVTVIITDECPGGYCSGGNTHFDLSGAAFGRMAVTGEGGQLRNRGLINVIYRKTPCKYPGKKIAFHVNEGSTEYWLSLLVEFEDGDGDIGSMHIKEPTSNEWIQMTHLWGANWCIIGGPLRGPFSVKLSTLSTGRTLSTRDVIPRNWSPQATYTSRLNFLP from the exons ATGTGGCAGTTTAGGAAGAAAATGAGGTTGAATTTAATAGGGGCATTGTTGGTATTTTGGGTTGGGATGGTTTGTGCACACCCCTTGGTTCACAGTGTTTCTGATATACATTGGAAACCCGCAACCGCAACCTGGTATGGTGAACCCAACGGTGATGGCAGCGACG GAGGTGCATGCGGGTACGCAAACTTGGTGGATGTGAAGCCGTTTAAGGCTCGTGTAGGAGCAGTTAGTCCAATTCTTTTCAGGAATGGGGAAGGATGTGGTGCATGTTACAAGGTCAAATGTCTAGACAATGAAATTTGTTCTAGAAGAGCCGTTACTGTTATTATAACTGACGAATGTCCCGGCGGTTATTGCTCTGGTGGAAATACCCATTTTGACCTCAGCGGAGCTGCTTTTGGCCGCATGGCTGTCACCGGTGAAGGTGGCCAGCTTAGAAACCGTGGCCTTATTAACGTCATTTACCGAAA GACACCATGTAAGTATCCAGGGAAAAAGATAGCTTTCCACGTAAATGAAGGATCAACTGAATATTGGCTTTCTCTTTTGGTGGAATTCGAGGATGGTGATGGTGACATTGGCTCAATGCACATAAAAGAG CCAACATCAAATGAATGGATCCAAATGACACATTTATGGGGAGCAAATTGGTGTATAATTGGCGGACCTTTAAGAGGCCCATTTTCAGTGAAATTATCAACACTTTCAACTGGAAGGACGCTTTCAACAAGAGATGTTATCCCTCGAAACTGGTCGCCACAAGCTACCTACACCTCTCGTCTTAACTTCCTCCCTTGA